Proteins encoded within one genomic window of Candidatus Brevundimonas colombiensis:
- a CDS encoding SDR family oxidoreductase — MQLNDTVSAVITGGASGLGEATARALAAKGVKVAIFDLQDEKGQAVAADIGGVFCKVDVTSDESVDAGFAKARSAHGQERILVCCAGTGNAIKTASRAKEDGSIKHFPLDAFNWLIQINLVGTFRCVAKAAAGMLTLSPLEDGERGAVVMTASVAAEDGQMGQAAYSASKGGVVGMTLPIARDLMGEGVRVNTILPGIFNTPLMLGAPQTVKDALAASVPFPKRLGDPREYANLALTMIENSYFNGEDVRLDGGIRMAPR; from the coding sequence ATGCAACTCAACGACACAGTATCTGCGGTCATCACGGGCGGCGCATCGGGGCTGGGCGAAGCGACGGCCCGCGCCCTGGCGGCCAAGGGCGTCAAGGTCGCCATCTTTGATCTTCAGGACGAGAAGGGCCAGGCGGTCGCCGCCGACATCGGCGGCGTGTTCTGCAAGGTCGACGTCACCAGCGACGAGAGCGTCGATGCGGGATTCGCCAAGGCCCGCTCGGCCCATGGTCAGGAACGAATCCTGGTCTGTTGCGCCGGTACGGGCAATGCGATCAAGACCGCCAGCCGCGCTAAAGAGGACGGCAGCATCAAGCATTTCCCGCTCGACGCCTTCAACTGGCTGATTCAGATCAACCTGGTCGGCACGTTCCGCTGCGTGGCCAAGGCGGCCGCAGGCATGTTGACGCTGTCGCCGCTCGAGGACGGCGAGAGGGGCGCTGTGGTCATGACCGCCAGCGTCGCCGCCGAGGACGGTCAGATGGGCCAGGCGGCCTATTCCGCCTCCAAGGGCGGCGTCGTGGGTATGACGCTTCCCATCGCGCGGGACCTGATGGGAGAGGGTGTGCGGGTCAACACCATCCTGCCCGGCATTTTCAATACGCCGCTGATGCTGGGCGCCCCGCAGACGGTGAAGGACGCCCTGGCCGCATCCGTACCCTTCCCCAAACGTCTCGGCGATCCGCGTGAATACGCCAATCTTGCGCTCACCATGATCGAGAACAGCTATTTCAACGGCGAAGACGTGCGGCTGGACGGCGGCATCCGCATGGCTCCCCGGTGA
- a CDS encoding acyl-CoA dehydrogenase family protein, giving the protein MDEETILFEESTARFFAEAATAQRMEDWRRDGIVDRAAWTEAAQAGLLGVSVSPDYGGAGGDFRHEAVIMRRLGVIGAEGWAIPLHNAICAAYIEKYGTEAQKQRWLPLIVSGERITAVAMTEPGAGSDLRGIRTTARREGDHYVLQGQKTFITNGQLAELIIVVAKTDPEAGGKGISLLLVDTADAPGFSRGRNLDKIGVEMGDTSELFFDSVRVPVENLLGGEEGQGLYQLMKELPKERLIIAIECVAIMEAALDHTIAYVRERRAFGQRLLDFQNTQFVLAECKTEATIARSFVDDCIVRFGEGALDAATASMAKYWVSERAQKIVDACLQLFGGYGYMTEYPIAQMYKDVRVKRIYGGANEIMKVLIARTLDQ; this is encoded by the coding sequence ATGGACGAAGAGACGATCCTGTTTGAGGAATCGACCGCGCGCTTCTTCGCGGAAGCGGCGACCGCGCAGCGGATGGAGGACTGGCGCCGGGACGGCATCGTGGACCGGGCCGCCTGGACCGAGGCGGCGCAGGCGGGCCTCCTGGGCGTCTCCGTATCGCCCGACTATGGCGGCGCGGGCGGCGATTTCCGCCATGAGGCGGTGATCATGCGCCGCCTGGGGGTGATCGGCGCCGAAGGCTGGGCGATCCCGTTGCACAACGCCATCTGCGCCGCCTACATCGAGAAGTACGGCACGGAAGCCCAGAAACAGCGCTGGCTGCCGCTGATCGTCTCGGGTGAACGCATTACGGCGGTCGCCATGACCGAACCGGGCGCCGGATCCGATCTGAGGGGCATCCGAACCACGGCGCGCCGTGAAGGGGACCATTACGTCCTGCAAGGGCAGAAGACCTTCATCACCAACGGCCAACTGGCCGAGTTGATCATCGTCGTCGCCAAGACGGATCCCGAGGCGGGTGGAAAGGGAATCTCGCTGCTGCTGGTCGACACGGCCGACGCGCCGGGATTCAGTCGCGGACGAAACCTCGACAAGATCGGGGTGGAGATGGGCGACACTTCCGAGCTCTTCTTCGACAGTGTCCGCGTGCCGGTCGAAAACCTGCTGGGCGGCGAAGAAGGCCAGGGCCTTTATCAGCTGATGAAGGAACTGCCGAAGGAGCGGTTGATCATCGCCATCGAGTGCGTGGCGATCATGGAGGCCGCGCTGGATCACACCATCGCCTATGTCCGCGAGCGCCGGGCCTTTGGACAGCGTCTTCTGGACTTTCAGAACACGCAGTTCGTTCTGGCGGAATGCAAGACCGAGGCGACGATCGCGCGCAGTTTCGTCGATGACTGCATCGTGCGTTTCGGCGAAGGCGCGCTGGACGCGGCCACCGCCAGCATGGCCAAATACTGGGTGTCGGAGCGGGCCCAGAAGATCGTCGACGCCTGTCTGCAACTGTTCGGGGGCTATGGGTACATGACCGAATATCCCATCGCGCAGATGTACAAGGATGTCCGGGTCAAGCGCATCTATGGCGGCGCGAACGAGATCATGAAGGTCCTGATCGCCAGGACTCTCGATCAATGA
- a CDS encoding acyl-CoA dehydrogenase, with protein MTISDAAPREDRGDQIAARVEAFVRETVANYERDSRLGAHGPAEDLVEELRDLARQAGLMTPHILSDGGHLSHRQTARVLRAAGLSPLGPVAVNVAAPDEGNMYLLGRVATSAQKSRFLDPLVRGRARSAFFMTEPAEDGGAGSDPSLLSTTAVRDGDHWLIRGRKAFITGAQGASVGIVMARTEEGATLFLADLPDPSVRIERVLDTIDSSMPGGHSVVALDDLRVPHDQVLGQPGEGFKLTQVRLAPARLTHCMRWLGACTRAQEIAVAYAVRRQAFGKALIDHEGVGFMLAENMIDLKQAELMIDWCADVLDTGALGTVESSMAKVSVSEALMRVADRCVQVMGGTGVSGDTIVEQVFREVRAFRIYDGPTEVHKWSLAKTIKRNAIQGQ; from the coding sequence ATGACGATTTCCGACGCTGCGCCGCGCGAGGATCGCGGCGATCAGATCGCCGCGCGTGTCGAGGCCTTCGTGCGCGAAACGGTCGCGAACTATGAGCGGGATTCCCGTCTGGGGGCGCATGGCCCGGCAGAAGACCTGGTCGAGGAATTGCGCGATCTGGCGCGACAGGCTGGGTTGATGACGCCGCATATCCTGTCCGACGGCGGTCATCTGTCGCATCGTCAAACGGCCCGTGTGCTGCGGGCGGCCGGCCTTTCGCCGCTCGGCCCCGTTGCGGTCAATGTGGCGGCGCCGGACGAGGGCAATATGTATCTGTTGGGCCGTGTGGCGACGTCGGCCCAGAAGAGCCGCTTTCTCGATCCGCTGGTCAGGGGGCGTGCGCGGTCGGCCTTCTTCATGACCGAGCCGGCCGAGGATGGCGGCGCGGGTTCCGACCCGTCGCTGCTCAGCACCACCGCCGTCCGTGATGGCGACCATTGGCTGATCCGGGGTCGAAAGGCGTTCATCACCGGCGCCCAGGGCGCCAGCGTCGGGATCGTCATGGCGCGCACGGAGGAGGGGGCCACCCTGTTCCTCGCGGACCTGCCCGACCCTTCCGTCAGGATCGAACGCGTGCTGGACACCATCGACAGTTCCATGCCGGGCGGCCATTCGGTGGTCGCCCTGGACGATCTTCGGGTGCCGCACGATCAGGTCCTGGGCCAGCCGGGCGAGGGGTTCAAGCTGACGCAGGTGCGCCTTGCGCCCGCGCGATTGACCCACTGCATGCGCTGGCTGGGGGCCTGTACGCGCGCCCAGGAGATCGCCGTCGCCTATGCAGTCAGACGGCAGGCCTTCGGCAAGGCCCTGATCGATCATGAGGGCGTGGGATTCATGCTCGCCGAGAACATGATCGACCTGAAACAGGCCGAACTGATGATCGACTGGTGCGCCGATGTTCTCGACACCGGCGCCCTGGGCACGGTCGAAAGCTCCATGGCCAAGGTGTCCGTCAGCGAGGCGCTGATGCGTGTCGCCGACCGCTGCGTGCAGGTCATGGGGGGAACCGGCGTCTCGGGCGACACCATCGTCGAACAGGTGTTCCGCGAGGTTCGCGCCTTCCGCATCTACGACGGCCCTACCGAGGTCCATAAATGGAGCCTGGCCAAGACCATCAAACGCAACGCCATTCAGGGGCAGTGA
- a CDS encoding phosphotransferase family protein: protein MSVGGATTAVRGNARFDEEALARWMTDHIPGFSGPLHVAQFSGGQSNPTFRLSTPDRSYVMRRKPAGPLLKGAHAIDREARVMQALEGAGFPAPHVHGLCLDDDVIGTAFYVMDLIDGRIFWDSAFPEAPREARPAHMDAMNAVLARLHNLDPNAIGLGDYGRPGRYLARQIDRWSRQYQDDALAGRTADMDFLVEWLPAHAPDNEEMRIVHGDFRVDNIIFHPSRPEVAAVLDWELSTLGHPLVDFTYNVMMYRAPADIPWGLAGYDLEALGLPSEADYVAAYCRRTGRNAIPDLDAYIVFNLFRLAAIIHGIKGRMLRGNASSADAGAMIPQMDVLAAAARRIAERL from the coding sequence ATGAGCGTGGGCGGAGCGACGACAGCGGTGCGCGGCAATGCGCGGTTTGACGAAGAGGCGCTGGCGCGTTGGATGACGGACCACATCCCCGGCTTTTCCGGGCCGCTGCATGTGGCTCAGTTCAGCGGCGGCCAGTCCAATCCGACCTTCCGGCTTTCAACGCCTGACCGATCCTATGTGATGCGTCGCAAGCCTGCTGGGCCCTTGCTGAAGGGCGCCCATGCGATCGATCGCGAAGCGCGCGTCATGCAGGCTCTGGAAGGCGCGGGTTTTCCCGCGCCGCACGTCCATGGCCTGTGTCTGGATGACGACGTCATCGGGACGGCCTTTTATGTGATGGACCTGATCGACGGGCGCATTTTCTGGGACAGCGCCTTCCCCGAAGCGCCGCGTGAAGCTCGGCCGGCGCACATGGACGCGATGAACGCCGTGCTGGCTCGGCTTCACAATCTCGATCCCAATGCCATCGGCCTGGGCGACTATGGGCGCCCCGGGCGCTACCTCGCCCGCCAGATTGACCGCTGGTCGCGCCAGTATCAGGACGATGCCTTGGCCGGGCGCACGGCGGATATGGATTTCCTGGTGGAGTGGCTGCCCGCCCATGCGCCGGACAACGAAGAGATGCGCATCGTCCACGGCGATTTCCGCGTGGACAACATCATCTTCCATCCCTCCCGGCCAGAGGTGGCGGCGGTGCTGGATTGGGAGCTTTCGACGCTGGGCCATCCGCTCGTCGACTTCACCTACAATGTGATGATGTACCGCGCGCCGGCCGACATCCCCTGGGGCCTGGCTGGATACGACCTTGAAGCGCTGGGTCTGCCCAGCGAGGCGGACTACGTCGCCGCCTACTGCCGTCGAACCGGGCGAAACGCCATTCCCGATCTGGACGCCTATATCGTGTTCAACCTGTTCCGGCTGGCGGCGATCATTCACGGCATCAAGGGGCGCATGCTGCGTGGCAACGCCTCGTCGGCCGACGCCGGCGCCATGATCCCGCAGATGGATGTCCTGGCCGCCGCGGCCCGCCGGATCGCCGAGAGGCTGTGA
- a CDS encoding TonB-dependent receptor, giving the protein MSFIRSASGAAVFVAVSWPGLSAHAEIEVEAPQALADVVVTATATPRALRTAPASVTVVDQQALSRRPVQDLTDILRDVPGVTVNGAGLTRRGISIRGMPSEHTLFLVDGRRVNGSASAIAHADFELNWVPVEAMDRVEIVRGPMSSLYGSEALGGVVNVITRSATDTWRGSLRAMGGLREDGRGGETYQLGAYAGGPLIRDRLGLSLYAESKARGDTPQAADARLSDLEGRESLSGSATLSWTPDAAQRIDFTVLAGRDDRKRDTVTTGGRPVYYRYADAVERRQYALSHTGRWGWGETAVRAYRSTLDRTNTVTNGQTASRPVDMQEDIVDGRATLDAIAGHRFSLGGEWRREDLEDAAAAVSGRLTSERYAIFAQDEWALTPVLSLTGGARFDHHDQYGWQTSPRLYAVWTPVAGLTLKGGGGRGFKSPSLKQLSSEFVTVAAGGRFTIYGNPDLKPEVGTSYEASADYRRDGWAVHLGGFVNDIENLIETRCTAFCGVRGREVRLYQNINEARITGLELGGETRLPAGFSLRGDYTYLDSENRTTKQVLSERPRHSGHATLRWEPDDRRFVQVRGEYVGEQQMLSNSVQYGVPDYTLVSLEGGLRLEENLWVRAGVQNLGDVRLADESSYFSFAEPGRFYYLSFTAGF; this is encoded by the coding sequence ATGTCATTTATTCGTTCCGCATCCGGTGCAGCCGTCTTCGTCGCCGTCTCGTGGCCGGGCCTGTCGGCCCATGCCGAGATCGAGGTCGAAGCACCGCAGGCCCTGGCGGACGTCGTGGTGACGGCCACGGCGACGCCCCGGGCGCTTCGGACGGCGCCGGCAAGCGTCACGGTGGTGGATCAGCAGGCCCTGTCGCGCCGACCTGTTCAGGATCTGACCGATATCCTGCGTGACGTGCCAGGGGTGACAGTGAACGGCGCCGGTCTGACGCGGCGCGGGATCTCCATTCGCGGCATGCCAAGCGAGCACACGCTGTTTCTGGTCGACGGGCGGCGCGTCAACGGTTCGGCCAGCGCCATCGCCCACGCGGATTTCGAGCTGAACTGGGTCCCGGTCGAGGCGATGGACCGGGTGGAGATCGTGCGCGGCCCGATGTCGTCCCTCTATGGCTCAGAAGCCCTGGGCGGGGTGGTGAACGTCATCACCCGCAGCGCGACCGACACCTGGCGCGGCAGTCTGCGGGCCATGGGCGGCCTGCGCGAGGATGGGCGCGGCGGCGAGACCTATCAGCTCGGCGCCTATGCGGGCGGGCCGCTGATCCGCGACCGTCTGGGTCTGAGCCTTTATGCGGAATCAAAGGCGCGGGGCGATACGCCCCAGGCCGCCGACGCCCGCCTGTCGGACCTGGAGGGCCGCGAATCCCTGTCCGGATCGGCGACCTTGAGCTGGACGCCCGATGCGGCCCAGCGCATCGACTTCACCGTTCTGGCCGGGCGCGACGATCGCAAGCGCGACACCGTCACGACAGGCGGCAGGCCGGTCTATTACCGCTATGCCGACGCGGTGGAACGGCGGCAGTACGCCCTGTCGCACACCGGACGATGGGGGTGGGGCGAGACCGCGGTTCGCGCCTATCGCTCGACCCTGGACCGGACCAACACCGTCACCAACGGCCAGACGGCGTCGCGCCCGGTCGACATGCAGGAAGACATCGTCGACGGACGCGCCACCCTGGACGCCATCGCCGGCCATCGTTTCAGCCTTGGGGGCGAATGGCGGCGCGAAGACCTTGAAGATGCAGCGGCGGCCGTGTCGGGCAGGCTGACGAGCGAGCGCTATGCGATCTTCGCTCAGGACGAATGGGCTTTGACGCCCGTGCTGTCCTTGACCGGCGGCGCCCGCTTCGACCATCACGACCAGTATGGGTGGCAGACCAGCCCACGCCTCTACGCCGTCTGGACGCCGGTCGCGGGTCTGACCCTGAAGGGCGGGGGCGGCCGGGGCTTCAAGTCGCCCAGCCTGAAACAGCTGTCGTCCGAGTTCGTGACCGTGGCCGCCGGGGGGCGTTTCACCATCTATGGCAACCCCGACCTGAAGCCTGAGGTGGGCACATCCTATGAGGCGTCGGCGGACTATCGGCGCGATGGTTGGGCGGTGCATCTGGGCGGCTTCGTCAACGACATCGAGAACCTGATCGAGACGCGCTGCACGGCCTTCTGCGGCGTGCGTGGGCGTGAGGTGCGGCTGTATCAGAACATCAACGAGGCCCGGATCACCGGTCTGGAGCTGGGCGGCGAGACGCGGCTCCCTGCCGGGTTCAGCCTGCGCGGCGACTACACCTATCTGGACAGCGAGAACCGGACGACGAAACAGGTCCTGTCGGAACGCCCGCGCCACAGTGGCCATGCGACCCTGCGCTGGGAGCCTGACGATCGTCGCTTCGTACAGGTGCGCGGCGAATATGTGGGTGAGCAGCAAATGCTGTCGAACTCCGTCCAGTACGGCGTGCCGGACTACACCCTTGTGTCGCTGGAAGGCGGGCTGCGGCTGGAGGAGAATCTGTGGGTCCGGGCGGGGGTGCAGAACCTGGGCGACGTGCGGCTGGCCGATGAATCGTCCTATTTCTCATTCGCCGAGCCGGGCCGCTTCTACTACCTCAGCTTCACGGCGGGTTTCTAA